Below is a genomic region from Brassica rapa cultivar Chiifu-401-42 chromosome A08, CAAS_Brap_v3.01, whole genome shotgun sequence.
TGAGACTAAACGATAAGTTCCATAAATGCATTTAGATCCTAAGCGTAGACGAACTAATCATACCCTTTTCTAATTCTGCAGCAGGTGTGGCTTATACAatccataaaaagaaaaaagaaaaaactcatAAGCCATACCTCTGCGTTCAATCTCTGCACCATTAAAGCAGAGTCTGCCCTCGCATTAACAAACCTCCATTGCAAGTAACGGTTATACAGAAGCCTCAGCAAATGTGCATCCACAACACGATCTCCCCCAATCTTCCCTCTCCTAATATCAGCAGAGAAGCTAAGAATCGAAGGCGTGTCCTTGCGGTTATTCATCTGATCAGACACTCGACAAGGACTCGAAAGAGCCCTAGCTGGAGATGAAGtcgtagtagtagtagtagccCAAAGCTTACTCGGTGAAGCAGAGCGAATAGCAGcagcaccaccaccacctcttACAGGAGAAGAAGCCATACCACGAGGAGATGACACACTAGGCGAACCGGGATCCTGCAACCGCCTTAACCGGGTATTAGTCTCTTGCCAGAACCTAGCAGAAGAAGCCAAGCTCCTTGACTTGGAGGTTTCGCCGTTAGTGCTACCAGAAGAAACACTATCAGTATCAGAAGCAGTGACGTCACTAGAGGTTAATAAACCATTGtttggtcttcttcttcttcttccactttcCATATTTAAACTCAACCTTCCATTAATAGAAACCCTAGGACTCTCACCAAAGAGCGGATTCGGCGCAAAAGGCTCGGACTTTCCTCTCCGGGAAGCTCCGGGCCAGCGATGCTGGTCCACCGGCTTCGAGTTCTCCCTCTGATCTCGCACCGGCGTCGATCTCCGGTGAGAAACCGGCGGAGAAGCAGGCTCCTTCTTTTTGCTAATGGGAAGCGAAAAGGCTTCGCCTTGGAAGGAAACAGACAAGCTCCGAGTGGAAGTGATGAGCATCTTCGTCGCCACCGACATTTCGGCCGGAGCTGCCGAGGGTCGGCGACGGTCCGCCGATTGCGAGCGTTTAGGTAGTAACGACGGCGTTTTGATGGGATTTGAAGTGGAGTTTGTAGGGCGAGGGAGTAAGGGAGATGGGTGTCGTTTAGTTGTCTTGAGAAAggcggaggaggaagaagaggaagaggatgaGGTTGTtgtggtggaggaggagagggAGTGAGAAGGGGAAGGAGATAAGTAGCGAGAGGGGACTTGTTTGC
It encodes:
- the LOC103832908 gene encoding QWRF motif-containing protein 2 encodes the protein MVAGVLSSTDPRNAPRDRPNNVGSGQRRPTRGKQVPSRYLSPSPSHSLSSSTTTTSSSSSSSSSAFLKTTKRHPSPLLPRPTNSTSNPIKTPSLLPKRSQSADRRRPSAAPAEMSVATKMLITSTRSLSVSFQGEAFSLPISKKKEPASPPVSHRRSTPVRDQRENSKPVDQHRWPGASRRGKSEPFAPNPLFGESPRVSINGRLSLNMESGRRRRRPNNGLLTSSDVTASDTDSVSSGSTNGETSKSRSLASSARFWQETNTRLRRLQDPGSPSVSSPRGMASSPVRGGGGAAAIRSASPSKLWATTTTTTSSPARALSSPCRVSDQMNNRKDTPSILSFSADIRRGKIGGDRVVDAHLLRLLYNRYLQWRFVNARADSALMVQRLNAEKNLWNAWVSISELRHSVTLKRIKLLLLRQKLKLASLLRGQMGYLEEWSLLDKDHSSSLSGATQALKASTLRLPIVGKTVVDIKDLKYAVSSAVDVMQAMSSSIFSLTLKVDEMNSVMVETVNVTAKEKVLLERCQGFLSRVAAMQVTDCSVKTHIIQLRPITSSLTS